The following proteins are encoded in a genomic region of Cryptococcus neoformans var. neoformans JEC21 chromosome 2 sequence:
- a CDS encoding rRNA processing-related protein, putative has product MVAFPKVYTVNGPSSTSAASLPSWLAVKTKPTGPGKHKKRTKTQHQIGDLELIQDFTFPGSSIKIKTTEDGQHAIATGTYKPMMKVWDLEALTVKFERVTDAENVDFVILSSDWTKTLHLQRDRSLQLHTQMGLHHTIRLPIYGRSLAYHSPSADALVGCTGNEVFRFNLEEGRYMTPLRIAQGWGDGNEDDVEGVNVVDVNPRHGLWSFGLDGGGGVVEFWDPRSRSALTRLVLPSSNLLPAQSFDQDSVLAPAPKLSITALSSHPTDGLSLAVGTSTGHTLLYDLRSPTPFAFKDQGYSEPIRKVDWLRGGGAHEDAGRVVSADSKVIKIWDKNQPSENQLSLHPPNSLVDLHPVPQSGLMLVACDAPQLSSYYIPDIGPAPKWASFLDSVTEELADDYTGGAGKSAYADYKFVDKAELETLGLTHLIGTPALKPYMHGYFLSLKLYTTARLIANPQSYSEYRDRIVNEKLKAKSESRIRARKDQPKVNKALAERVRRAEEREKALERKKKEKKGLAVAGGEEMEDGEEEEGAPGLLQDPRFKELWENPEYEVDEESREFALLNPATANNNAKRKTAVEEEEDESDRMSSDLEEEEENEEESQSEQDEGSESGESDDGNLLQYDPRQLAPSQRRPMPRGKPALVVGGSQSTSLPTFGQRLHSQSKSAASKISAEQDPSILATRRAADGGMEMSFIPSSKSRSGRGAGSDGGDDQDEYSGGTRRRDRVERFGAGLEKGQVEDDELEGRGGRLQRRRPERSASKNAFRRK; this is encoded by the exons ATGGTTGCTTTTCCCAAGGTGTACACCGTCAACGGTCCATCATCGACTTCCGccgcttctcttccctcatGGCTTGCTGTCAAGACGAAACCTACAGGTCCAGGCAAGCACAAGAAACGAACGAAAACCCAGCATCAGATCGGTGACCTCGAGCTCATTCAAGACTTCACTTTTCCCGGGTCTTCAATCAAAATCAAGACCACCGAAGATGGGCAGCATGCAATTGCTACAGGAACATATAAGCCTATGATGAAAGTTTGGGACCTGGAGGCGCTGACTGTCAAGTTTGAGAGAGTTACAGACGCCGAAAACGTCGACTTCGTG ATATTATCGTCAGACTGGACCAAGACTCTCCACCTTCAACGAGATCGTTCTCTACAGCTTCATACTCAGATGGGTCTTCACCACACCATCCGTCTTCCCATCTACGGTCGTTCTTTAGCCTACCACTCTCCTTCTGCCGACGCCCTTGTAGGCTGCACCGGCAACGAAGTCTTCCGATTCAACctcgaagaaggtcgatATATGACGCCCTTGCGCATAGCTCAAGGGTGGGGTGATGGaaacgaagatgatgtggagGGTGTCAATGTTGTGGATGTTAACCCTAGACATGGGCTTTGGAGTTTTGGTTTGgacggcggcggtggtgtGGTTGAGTTCTGGGACCCTCGATCAAGGTCAGCCTTGACTCGTCTGGTCCTTCCCTCTTCAAATTTGCTTCCTGCACAATCATTTGACCAGGACTCGGTACTTGCTCCTGCCCCGAAACTTTCTATCACTGCGCTCTCTTCTCACCCCACTGATGGTCTGTCTTTGGCTGTTGGTACATCAACAGGCCACACGTTGCTGTACGACTTGCGAAGCCCTACCCCATTCGCTTTCAAGGATCAGGGTTACAGTGAACCTATTAGGAAGGTAGACTGGTTACGAGGTGGCGGTGCCCATGAAGATGCGGGCCGAGTCGTCAGTGCTGATAGCAAGGTGATCAAAATCTGGGATAAGAATCAG CCATCCGAAAATCAGCTTTCCCTCCACCCTCCCAACTCCCTTGTTGACCTCCACCCTGTGCCACAATCAGGTCTCATGCTCGTCGCCTGTGACGCTCCCCAATTATCATCTTATTACATCCCCGACATCGGTCCTGCTCCCAAATGGGCTAGCTTCCTTGATTCTGTCACTGAAGAACTTGCCGACGACTACACCGGCGGCGCTGGCAAGAGTGCTTATGCCGATTACAAGTTTGTCGATAAGGCGGAATTGGAAAC TCTTGGTCTTACCCACCTTATCGGTACCCCTGCGCTCAAACCCTACATGCACGGTTAtttcctctccctcaaaCTCTACACCACCGCACGTCTTATCGCCAACCCTCAATCATATTCCGAGTATCGCGACCGTATCGTCAACGAGAAACTCAAGGCCAAATCCGAATCTCGTATCCGAGCTCGAAAGGACCAACCCAAGGTCAACAAGGCTTTGGCGGAGAGGGTACGTAGggcggaggagagggagaaggctttggagaggaagaagaaggaaaagaagggattgGCTGTGGCAGGAggtgaggagatggaggacggtgaggaagaagagggtgcCCCTGGATTACTGCAAGATCCCAGATTTAAGGAGTTGTGGGAGAACCCCGAATATGAAGTCGATGAGGAAAGTAGAGAGTTTGCGTTGCTCAACCCGGCTACCGCTAACAACAAT GCCAAACGGAAAACTGctgttgaggaagaggaagatgaaagtgACAGGATGTCTTCGgaccttgaagaagaagaagagaatgaagaagagtcgcAGTCCGAGCAAGACGAAGGAAGCGAGAGTGGCGAAAGTGACGATGGCA ATCTGTTACAGTACGACCCCCGACAACTCGCTCCCTCTCAACGCCGTCCCATGCCCCGTGGCAAGCCCGCCCTCGTCGTTGGTGGCTCCCAGTCCACTTCTCTCCCTACATTTGGCCAGCGCCTCCACTCTCAATCCAAATCTGCCGCCTCCAAAATCTCAGCCGAGCAAGATCCCAGTATCCTCGCTACGCGCCGTGCCGCCGATGGCGGTATGGAGATGTCTTTCATCCCTTCGTCTAAATCCCGGTCTGGAAGAGGCGCGGGGAGTGATGGTGGGGATGACCAGGATGAGTACTCTGGTgggacgagaaggagggataGAGTGGAGAGGTTTGGTGCGGGGCTGGAGAAGGGTcaagtggaagatgatgaactcgaaggacgaggaggaaggttgcAGAGGCGAAGACCGGAAAGGAGTGCTTCCAAGAATGCTTTCAGGAGAAAGTAA
- a CDS encoding Selenoprotein W, putative: MPENCKDCDQCPTQPASSMAMSRGVIAPECSLPGADVVSVSTPSYVSPQTQAQDQNEVQPRLEIGAGEAKVEGIENKDEEGTGTSTPSASASATATTLAGQEFKAPDLREVKPSVIIEFCDRCRWAPRATWIQTELFLTFPNPILRSITLMPLNAPETGGRFRVWVDVGKGKGDELAWDRKTEGGFPELKVLKQRIRNLVQPDMGLGHSDVHGKNGEAK, from the exons ATGCCTGAAAACTGTAAAGACTGCGATCAATGCCCCACGCAGCCTGCTTCTAGTATGGCCATGTCCCGAGGTGTGATCGCGCCCGAGTGCAGTCTCCCTGGTGCAGACGTCGTCTCTGTTTCAACTCCTTCCTATGTATCTCCTCAAACTCAGGCTCAGGATCAGAATGAGGTGCAGCCCCGCTTGGAAATCGGAGCTGGGGAAGCGAAGGTCGAGGGCATTGAGAAcaaggacgaagaagggacCGGAACTTCTACACCATCGGCATCGGCTTCAGCAACGGCGACAACGCTGGCTGGACAAGAATTCAAAGCCCCAGATTTAAGAGAGGTGAAGCCTAGTGTGATTATCGAGTTTTGTGATCGATGCAGGTG GGCTCCACGCGCAACATGGATCCAAACCGAGCTATTCCTCACTTTCCCCAACCCTATCCTGAGGAGTATAACCCTAATGCCGCTTAATGCTCCTGAAACAGGGGGCAGGTTTAGAGTTTGGGTTGATgttgggaagggaaagggagatgaATTGGCTTGGGATCGAAAG ACGGAAGGAGGTTTCCCAGAGTTGAAGGTTTTGAAACAGAGGATAAGGAATTTGGTGCAGCCTGATATGGGTTTGGGACATTCTGATGTTCATGGGAAGAATGGTGAAGCCAAGTGA